One genomic window of Gossypium hirsutum isolate 1008001.06 chromosome D11, Gossypium_hirsutum_v2.1, whole genome shotgun sequence includes the following:
- the LOC107911110 gene encoding uncharacterized protein, with amino-acid sequence MTNYAEALKEFLSKKRRLEEFEIVALTTKCSLFFQDKLSPKLKDLGSFTIPCNIGESYCCKALYDLGSSINMMPTSVFRRLGIGKAKPTTVTLQLVDRSLAYAERKIEDVLAIRCLDEVEDFFAISKKDSLFLEKLEYNDPLEGITSDSPH; translated from the exons ATGACAAACTATGCAGAAGCTCTGAAGGAATTTCTGTCTAAGAAGAGAAGGCTTGAGGAATTTGAGATTGTAGCCTTGACTACAAAATGCAGCCTATTTTTTCAGGACAAGTTGTCTCCTAAGTTGAAGGATCTAGGAAGTTTCACCATACCTTGTAATATTGGAGAATCCTATTGTTGTAAGGCTTTATACGATTTGGGATCGAGTATCAACATGATGCCTACGTCTGTGTTTAGACGATTAGGTATTGGTAAGGCCAAACCGACTACGGTTACACTCCAACTGGTGGATCGATCTTTGGCATACGcagaaagaaaaattgaagatgtattg GCCATAAGATGTCTTGATGAGGTTGAAGATTTTTTTGCTATCTCCAAGAAAGATTCGCTGTTTCTTGAAAAATTAGAATACAATGACCCATTGGAAGGTATTACATCTGATTCTCCACATTAA